One genomic window of Aquisalimonas sp. 2447 includes the following:
- the lnt gene encoding apolipoprotein N-acyltransferase, with protein MPPISTAAIPAPLRSGGLALCSGILLALPFLHPQLFLAGWVAFVPLLFALRGATIARAWLLGTLTGVAAWAAAHYWMPQMVANFLGHGPTASFAAATVYWLYVSQSIALAALLFRWLEQRTGWPVLLLFPVSFVSVFALFPLLTPITLAAGQTGFLPGIQGSDLVGGHGVDLILTGTSALLFQGLRDGRRCWLRPASVIATTVVVAWFGYGTAALLQWQPETTNWSERRIGIVQPNDPPSASIPPVADGYTRLAPPEMAMTRELAAEGAELVVWPETRFKGYHRYPSVQQAYRRQVRELQTPLIFQDNERTETTEYNASVILGADGTETARYRKMRRMPFGEFIPLVERIPLLERPARAYFGDAAGDLSRGVEHASAVIDGIRIVPKICFETAIGALVADAVNEHPEGTVLVFQSMNNWFGETRQPYQHAAQAVLRGIENRVPVVHAMNNGPSTISGPDGRIVATTDTFTRTATILQLPHDPASGGSIYSRYPRVFLFTLYGVQAIVILVALTAGRRYRAAAAGT; from the coding sequence ATGCCGCCGATATCTACAGCCGCCATCCCCGCCCCGCTGCGCAGCGGGGGGCTTGCCCTGTGTTCCGGGATCCTGCTGGCACTTCCTTTCCTGCACCCCCAGTTGTTCCTGGCGGGCTGGGTCGCCTTTGTCCCCCTGTTATTCGCGCTGCGGGGGGCCACCATCGCGCGTGCCTGGCTTCTGGGCACGCTGACAGGTGTTGCGGCATGGGCCGCCGCCCATTACTGGATGCCGCAAATGGTGGCGAACTTCCTCGGCCATGGGCCAACGGCGAGCTTTGCTGCGGCCACCGTTTACTGGCTTTACGTCTCCCAGAGCATCGCCCTGGCAGCACTCCTGTTCCGTTGGCTCGAGCAACGCACCGGCTGGCCGGTTCTGCTGCTTTTCCCGGTGAGTTTCGTTTCCGTTTTCGCCCTTTTCCCGCTCCTTACACCGATAACGCTGGCCGCTGGACAGACGGGGTTCCTGCCCGGGATCCAGGGCTCCGATCTGGTGGGTGGCCACGGTGTGGACCTGATACTGACGGGGACGTCCGCATTATTGTTTCAGGGCCTTCGTGACGGCAGACGTTGCTGGTTACGTCCTGCCAGCGTGATTGCCACGACCGTGGTCGTTGCCTGGTTCGGCTACGGCACCGCGGCATTGCTCCAGTGGCAACCGGAAACAACCAACTGGAGCGAGCGCAGGATCGGTATCGTCCAGCCCAACGACCCGCCAAGCGCGTCCATCCCGCCGGTGGCCGACGGCTACACACGTCTGGCCCCACCGGAGATGGCCATGACCCGGGAACTCGCCGCCGAGGGGGCGGAGTTGGTGGTCTGGCCCGAAACCCGCTTCAAGGGCTACCACCGCTACCCCTCCGTGCAACAGGCCTACCGGCGTCAGGTGAGGGAACTGCAGACGCCATTGATCTTCCAGGACAACGAACGCACGGAAACCACCGAGTACAACGCCAGTGTCATCCTGGGAGCGGACGGCACCGAGACCGCCCGGTACCGCAAGATGCGCCGTATGCCCTTCGGCGAGTTCATCCCCTTGGTCGAGCGGATTCCCCTGCTTGAACGCCCGGCACGAGCCTATTTCGGTGATGCGGCCGGAGACCTCTCGCGTGGCGTCGAGCACGCCAGCGCGGTCATCGACGGCATACGGATCGTCCCCAAGATCTGTTTCGAGACGGCGATAGGCGCGCTGGTCGCGGACGCGGTCAATGAACACCCGGAAGGCACCGTGCTGGTGTTCCAGTCCATGAACAACTGGTTCGGCGAAACCCGGCAGCCGTATCAGCACGCGGCCCAGGCCGTCCTTCGCGGCATCGAGAACCGGGTGCCAGTGGTGCATGCCATGAACAACGGGCCATCGACCATCAGCGGTCCGGACGGCCGCATCGTCGCCACCACCGACACCTTCACCCGCACCGCCACCATCCTGCAGCTGCCCCATGACCCGGCCAGCGGTGGCAGTATCTACAGTCGTTATCCGCGGGTGTTCCTCTTTACCTTGTACGGCGTGCAGGCCATTGTGATATTGGTGGCGCTCACCGCCGGCCGGCGGTATCGCGCCGCCGCAGCCGGGACTTGA
- a CDS encoding oxidoreductase has protein sequence MQRVWVITGASSGFGRALAEAVLRGGDATVLTARQQEAVQDLAQRYPGQVATLALDLTDTEGTAAAAAATAERAFGQVDVLVNNAGFGLIGAVEEMTPAEYRPMLEANFFGTVEFTRALLPGMRRRRSGRIVNISSVAGMTARPGYGFYAASKFALEGLSEALAGELEPLGIHVTLIEPGPFRTEFTGRSLRLAEHVIEDYATTSGASRETVTNRHGNQPGDPQRAAEVILEAVAMDNPPMRIPLGRYAYGRIREKLAAVTADIDAWESRAGAPTEFPEA, from the coding sequence ATGCAACGCGTCTGGGTCATCACCGGCGCCTCGAGCGGGTTCGGCCGCGCACTGGCAGAGGCGGTTCTGCGGGGTGGAGACGCCACGGTGCTCACGGCACGGCAGCAGGAGGCAGTGCAGGATCTTGCCCAGCGCTATCCGGGCCAGGTCGCCACACTTGCGCTGGACCTCACCGATACGGAAGGGACGGCGGCTGCCGCCGCTGCCACCGCCGAACGCGCCTTCGGCCAGGTGGACGTGCTGGTGAACAACGCCGGCTTCGGCCTCATCGGTGCCGTGGAGGAAATGACGCCCGCCGAGTACCGCCCCATGCTGGAGGCCAACTTCTTCGGCACCGTGGAGTTCACCCGCGCCCTGCTGCCGGGCATGCGCCGGCGCCGCAGCGGCCGCATCGTGAATATCTCCTCCGTGGCCGGCATGACGGCGCGGCCCGGTTACGGCTTCTACGCGGCATCCAAGTTCGCCCTGGAGGGGCTGTCCGAAGCGCTGGCCGGAGAGCTCGAACCACTGGGCATCCATGTCACCCTCATCGAGCCGGGCCCGTTCCGGACCGAGTTCACCGGGCGCTCACTGCGCCTGGCGGAGCACGTGATCGAAGATTACGCCACCACCAGTGGTGCGAGTCGCGAGACGGTCACCAACCGCCATGGCAACCAGCCCGGCGATCCGCAACGCGCAGCCGAAGTCATCCTCGAAGCGGTGGCCATGGACAACCCGCCCATGCGCATTCCGCTGGGACGCTACGCCTACGGGCGCATCCGCGAGAAACTCGCCGCCGTGACCGCCGACATCGACGCCTGGGAATCCCGCGCCGGCGCGCCCACGGAGTTCCCGGAGGCGTAA
- a CDS encoding transglutaminase family protein — protein sequence MRLEVGCSIRMHCPQQTPLILLLRPRSGVSQWVEEERYVLDPHVPVDEYVDGFGNLCQRLVAPVGAFRIETHARVRTVPSVDVAAGAPFVPVPQLPDSVLAYLLPSRFCESDRLGAMATELVGGERPGYDQVAAISRWVNQHIRYRSDSDPAPVSATEVRARGNGVCRDLTHLAIALCRAINIPARMIAGYVQDLEPMDLHAWFEAWVGGRWYTFDPTQPQKNNARVVLAQGRDAADVPVYNQFGPPVIPEHMRITVRPLN from the coding sequence ATGCGACTTGAAGTGGGTTGCTCCATCCGCATGCATTGCCCCCAGCAGACGCCGTTGATTCTGCTGTTGCGCCCGCGCAGCGGGGTATCGCAGTGGGTGGAGGAAGAGCGCTACGTCCTGGACCCCCACGTGCCGGTGGACGAGTACGTGGACGGCTTCGGCAATCTCTGCCAGCGGCTGGTGGCGCCTGTCGGTGCCTTCCGGATTGAAACCCATGCCCGGGTGCGTACTGTCCCCAGCGTGGATGTTGCGGCGGGTGCGCCTTTCGTGCCGGTGCCGCAACTACCCGATTCGGTGCTCGCCTACCTGCTGCCCAGCCGTTTCTGCGAGTCCGACCGCCTGGGTGCCATGGCCACCGAGCTGGTCGGTGGCGAGCGTCCCGGCTACGACCAGGTGGCCGCCATTTCCCGCTGGGTGAATCAGCACATACGCTACCGGTCGGATTCCGATCCGGCGCCGGTGTCCGCCACGGAAGTGCGAGCGCGGGGGAACGGTGTCTGCCGTGACCTCACGCACCTCGCCATCGCCCTGTGCCGGGCCATCAATATTCCGGCCAGAATGATTGCCGGCTACGTCCAGGATCTGGAGCCCATGGACCTGCATGCCTGGTTCGAGGCCTGGGTCGGTGGACGCTGGTACACCTTCGACCCGACCCAGCCCCAGAAGAACAATGCCCGGGTGGTCCTGGCCCAGGGCAGGGATGCGGCGGACGTCCCGGTCTACAACCAGTTCGGTCCCCCGGTCATCCCAGAGCACATGCGCATCACCGTCCGTCCCTTGAACTGA
- a CDS encoding acyl-CoA dehydrogenase family protein, translating into MDFAHSERSSAIREQVFQFMEQYVLPYNTQWHAQVARGEYPVELVNDIKALARWDGLWNLFLPGLREDEPGTALSTLDYAPVAETMGRVHWSSEVFNCSAPDTGNMELLHLFASPAQYRNWLKPLLEGEIRSCFAMSEPDVASSDATNIQTSIRRDGDEYVINGRKWFITGANHPNCRLAIVLGVSDEDAGAERHQRHSMVLVPMDAPGLEIARNIPIMHYHSPEGHCELVFRNVRVPAANLLGEEGHGFAMAQARLGPGRIHHCMRSIGQCEVALELMRERALERRSFGKHLSEQANINEWIAHSRLEIDQARLLVLQAAWQIDQHGARAAHTAVSAIKVVVAQLQTRVLDRAIQVFGAMGLTPDTPLSYLWTWGRAMRFLDGPDEVHLRTVARAELQRARETRGAIAPYFTLTEDRGGSSPDS; encoded by the coding sequence ATGGATTTTGCGCACAGCGAGCGCAGCAGCGCCATCCGTGAACAGGTCTTTCAGTTCATGGAGCAATACGTACTGCCATACAACACACAGTGGCATGCACAAGTCGCCCGCGGCGAATACCCCGTGGAACTGGTGAACGACATCAAGGCCCTGGCCCGCTGGGACGGCCTGTGGAACCTGTTCCTCCCCGGCCTGCGCGAGGACGAGCCCGGCACCGCCCTGAGCACCCTGGACTACGCCCCGGTGGCAGAGACCATGGGGCGGGTCCACTGGTCATCGGAGGTGTTCAACTGCTCGGCGCCGGACACCGGCAACATGGAACTGCTGCACCTCTTTGCGTCACCCGCCCAGTACCGTAACTGGCTGAAGCCGCTCCTGGAGGGGGAGATCCGCTCCTGTTTCGCCATGAGCGAACCGGACGTGGCCTCGTCGGACGCCACCAACATCCAGACGTCCATTCGCCGCGACGGCGACGAATACGTCATCAACGGCCGTAAGTGGTTCATCACCGGCGCCAATCACCCCAACTGCCGCCTGGCCATCGTGCTGGGCGTCTCCGACGAAGACGCCGGGGCGGAGCGCCATCAGCGGCACAGCATGGTGCTGGTACCCATGGACGCACCGGGGCTCGAGATCGCCCGCAACATCCCGATCATGCACTACCACTCCCCCGAGGGCCACTGCGAACTGGTGTTCCGCAACGTGCGGGTGCCCGCGGCCAATCTGCTCGGCGAGGAAGGGCACGGTTTCGCCATGGCGCAGGCCCGCCTGGGGCCGGGTCGCATCCATCACTGCATGCGCTCCATCGGTCAGTGCGAGGTGGCGCTTGAGCTCATGCGGGAGCGCGCGCTGGAACGGCGCAGCTTCGGCAAGCATCTGTCGGAACAGGCGAATATCAACGAATGGATCGCCCACTCGCGCCTGGAGATCGATCAGGCACGGCTGCTGGTGCTGCAGGCGGCCTGGCAGATCGATCAGCACGGGGCACGGGCCGCGCATACGGCGGTGTCCGCCATCAAGGTGGTGGTCGCGCAACTGCAGACACGGGTTCTGGACCGGGCCATCCAGGTATTCGGCGCCATGGGCCTGACACCGGACACGCCGCTGAGCTACCTGTGGACCTGGGGGCGCGCCATGCGCTTTCTCGATGGCCCCGACGAGGTGCATCTGCGCACGGTGGCCCGGGCAGAACTGCAACGGGCCAGGGAGACCCGGGGCGCCATCGCGCCCTATTTCACCCTGACGGAGGATCGGGGAGGATCTTCCCCGGATTCATGA
- a CDS encoding FAD-binding oxidoreductase: MATGADAALDDLRRELGEYVSTAAAVREQHGHDESGWPVMPPDAVVFAQDRAQVATAVTLCARHGVPVIPYGTGTAVEGHVQAVRGGVVIDLAGMDQVLRVSPEDMDCTVQAGVTRKQLNRHLRDTGLFFPVDPGADASIGGMAATRASGTNAVRYGTMAHNVLSLTAVLPDGRIIETGRRARKSSAGYDLAHLLIGAEGTLGVITDITLRLHGLPEAVSAAVCAFPSVDAAVQAASVTIQSGVPVARVELLDELQMRAINAYAGLDHAEAPHLFLEFHGSPAGVAEQAETTQAIAAEHGGTAFQWSTREEERNRLWQARHDAFPAAMQLRPGSLPVITDVCVPVSALAGCIARAQEDLVAMPVPGTIVGHVGDGNFHVILLCDPDSEEEHAAAKAFNQRLVEQALALDGTCTGEHGVGLGKRGFLAHEHGDAVEVMRAVKNALDPQGIMNPGKILPDPPSG; encoded by the coding sequence ATGGCTACCGGAGCGGATGCGGCCCTGGATGACCTGCGACGGGAACTGGGTGAGTACGTGTCCACCGCGGCAGCGGTGCGGGAGCAGCACGGCCATGACGAATCCGGCTGGCCGGTCATGCCGCCTGACGCAGTGGTCTTCGCGCAGGACCGTGCACAGGTGGCTACGGCCGTTACTCTCTGCGCCCGCCATGGTGTGCCCGTGATCCCGTACGGTACCGGTACCGCGGTGGAAGGACACGTGCAGGCGGTCCGGGGTGGTGTGGTCATCGACCTCGCGGGTATGGATCAGGTGCTCCGGGTCAGCCCCGAAGACATGGACTGCACCGTCCAGGCCGGGGTCACCCGCAAGCAACTCAACCGCCATTTGCGTGATACCGGACTGTTCTTCCCCGTGGATCCGGGCGCGGATGCCTCCATCGGCGGCATGGCCGCCACGCGGGCGTCGGGCACCAACGCCGTGCGTTACGGCACCATGGCCCACAACGTGCTCTCGCTCACGGCGGTGCTGCCGGACGGGCGCATCATCGAGACCGGCCGTCGTGCCCGTAAGTCCTCCGCCGGGTATGACCTGGCCCACCTGCTCATCGGCGCCGAGGGAACCCTGGGCGTGATCACCGACATCACCCTGCGCCTGCACGGGCTGCCGGAGGCAGTGAGCGCGGCGGTGTGCGCGTTTCCATCCGTGGATGCGGCGGTGCAGGCGGCCAGCGTGACCATTCAGAGCGGTGTGCCGGTGGCCCGAGTGGAACTGCTGGACGAACTGCAGATGCGGGCCATCAATGCCTACGCCGGGCTGGATCACGCCGAGGCGCCGCACCTGTTCCTGGAGTTCCACGGCTCGCCGGCGGGTGTCGCCGAGCAGGCGGAGACTACCCAGGCCATTGCCGCTGAGCATGGCGGCACCGCATTCCAGTGGTCCACCCGGGAGGAGGAACGCAATCGCCTGTGGCAGGCGCGCCACGATGCCTTCCCGGCGGCCATGCAGCTGCGGCCCGGGTCCCTCCCGGTGATCACCGATGTGTGCGTGCCGGTATCGGCCCTCGCGGGCTGTATCGCTCGTGCCCAGGAGGATCTGGTTGCCATGCCCGTTCCAGGGACGATCGTTGGCCATGTGGGCGACGGCAATTTCCACGTGATCCTGCTCTGCGATCCGGACAGCGAGGAGGAGCACGCGGCCGCCAAGGCATTCAACCAGCGCCTGGTGGAACAGGCCCTGGCCCTGGACGGCACCTGCACCGGTGAGCACGGCGTGGGACTGGGCAAGCGGGGCTTTCTGGCCCACGAGCATGGCGACGCCGTGGAAGTCATGCGTGCCGTCAAGAATGCCCTGGACCCCCAGGGCATCATGAATCCGGGGAAGATCCTCCCCGATCCTCCGTCAGGGTGA
- a CDS encoding DUF1330 domain-containing protein, which produces MSAYVIGHVTVRDQEAWAAYRARVPDTLAPWFGELLFRGHLAEVLAGDHPHRAVVALKFPTAREARGWHDSAAYQALLPLRDRAADVTLLRFDGDESSGAD; this is translated from the coding sequence ATGAGCGCCTATGTCATTGGCCACGTGACCGTACGCGACCAGGAGGCCTGGGCCGCGTATCGCGCCCGGGTGCCCGATACCCTGGCACCCTGGTTCGGCGAACTGCTGTTCCGCGGGCATCTGGCAGAGGTGCTGGCCGGAGACCATCCACACCGGGCGGTGGTGGCACTGAAGTTCCCCACGGCGCGGGAGGCGCGTGGCTGGCACGACTCCGCGGCCTACCAGGCGCTGCTGCCGCTGCGTGATCGTGCGGCCGATGTCACTCTGTTACGGTTCGATGGCGACGAGAGCAGTGGAGCCGACTGA
- a CDS encoding toxic anion resistance protein → MSEGKGDEPPLTLSVPDVDELADEKAGAAQEDADLAAEADSFVQALLEAGDSSAGHQRESVDTLGRDVQQEAAHRSAMLETPLRRLAHQGDDGGPVADSLEQLRTRMAELDPNRHKLSSDGIGRLLSRIPGVGTPLQRYFRRFETAQEAIDAIIHDLESGRDMLRRDNVTLNDDQTALRESLTRLERQVALGRRIDRRLQERAAELREDDPQRTFLENELLFPLRQRITDLQQQQVVAQQGILALEVVIRNNRELIRGVDRAINVTVSALNVAVTVAMALANQRLVLDRVEALNASTSSMIAGTAETLRQQGVAIQNRAASTSLDMEQLEGAFANVMAAIDEVARYRREALPRLDAQIDRLEKLAGQGDAALRSVQEGDRS, encoded by the coding sequence ATGAGCGAGGGCAAAGGAGACGAGCCGCCGCTGACCCTGTCCGTGCCGGACGTCGACGAGCTGGCGGACGAAAAGGCGGGTGCAGCGCAAGAGGATGCCGACCTGGCCGCGGAAGCCGACAGCTTCGTGCAGGCCCTGCTGGAGGCCGGGGACAGCAGCGCGGGGCACCAGCGGGAGTCCGTGGATACGCTGGGCCGTGACGTACAGCAGGAGGCGGCGCACCGCAGCGCCATGCTGGAGACGCCGCTGCGCCGGCTGGCCCACCAGGGGGATGACGGCGGCCCGGTGGCCGACTCCCTGGAACAGCTGCGCACCCGCATGGCCGAGCTGGACCCGAACCGGCACAAGCTCTCCAGCGACGGCATCGGGCGCTTGCTGTCCAGGATTCCCGGCGTCGGCACCCCCCTGCAGCGTTACTTCCGCCGTTTCGAGACGGCCCAGGAGGCCATCGACGCCATCATCCATGATCTCGAGTCCGGCCGGGACATGCTGCGGCGGGACAATGTCACCCTCAATGACGACCAGACCGCCCTGCGGGAGAGCCTGACGCGCCTGGAACGCCAGGTTGCCCTCGGCCGCCGCATTGACCGGCGGCTGCAGGAGCGGGCGGCGGAGCTCCGGGAGGACGACCCGCAGCGCACGTTTCTGGAAAACGAGCTGCTGTTTCCGCTGCGCCAGCGCATCACCGACCTGCAGCAGCAGCAGGTGGTCGCGCAGCAGGGGATTCTCGCCCTGGAAGTGGTCATCCGGAACAACCGTGAATTGATCCGCGGCGTGGATCGCGCCATCAACGTCACCGTATCGGCCCTCAACGTGGCCGTCACCGTGGCCATGGCGCTGGCCAACCAGCGCCTGGTGCTGGATCGCGTGGAGGCGCTGAATGCCAGCACCTCGTCGATGATCGCGGGCACCGCCGAGACCCTGCGCCAGCAGGGCGTGGCCATCCAGAATCGTGCCGCCTCCACGTCGCTGGACATGGAGCAGCTGGAGGGGGCCTTCGCCAATGTCATGGCGGCCATCGACGAGGTGGCGCGCTATCGCCGCGAGGCCCTGCCGCGCCTGGATGCCCAGATCGACCGCCTGGAAAAGCTCGCCGGTCAGGGCGACGCAGCGTTACGGTCCGTGCAGGAGGGAGACCGCTCATGA
- a CDS encoding cobyrinic acid a,c-diamide synthase has protein sequence MFGFLQGFAYGLFVSCAPWFLAGMINPALAIPGERPNRLQVVLRYWLLLPFVAFVLWLTSLWGGFGPTLAGWIAGLAAVAVALPVERGWRRWRLRQRERRDADARRRARAEQEAAARESGVAELDPDNPPMDADALVRQLCTVKRRLLKAGRSDSAVHVDRLYSRYSRVASLLGSRFDPAEVTHDRAMGLLTEVCRGALDDLQAMARRAESVRDVDGGYVRRRLEGGRDTLTKEERRALERRLELLQETDDELRRIAGRLEAVMTALDDASVSVARIDTGRTHASVDAEQALRDLQRFSAGAGRYGHTG, from the coding sequence ATGTTCGGGTTTCTCCAGGGCTTCGCCTACGGGCTGTTCGTCTCCTGTGCGCCGTGGTTCCTGGCCGGCATGATCAATCCCGCCCTGGCGATACCGGGTGAGCGCCCCAACCGCCTGCAAGTGGTGCTCCGGTACTGGCTGCTGCTGCCGTTCGTGGCGTTCGTGCTCTGGCTCACTTCCCTGTGGGGCGGTTTCGGGCCAACCCTTGCCGGCTGGATCGCCGGGTTGGCAGCGGTGGCCGTGGCGCTGCCAGTGGAACGCGGTTGGCGGCGGTGGCGACTCAGGCAGCGCGAGCGCCGCGATGCCGACGCCCGGCGGCGGGCCCGCGCGGAGCAGGAAGCCGCCGCCCGCGAGTCCGGCGTTGCCGAACTGGATCCCGATAATCCCCCGATGGATGCAGACGCCCTGGTACGACAGCTGTGCACGGTCAAACGGCGCCTGCTGAAGGCCGGGCGCAGTGACTCCGCCGTGCATGTGGATCGCCTCTATTCCCGCTATTCCCGGGTTGCGTCATTGCTGGGCTCGCGGTTCGACCCTGCCGAAGTCACCCACGATCGGGCCATGGGTCTATTGACGGAAGTGTGTCGCGGCGCATTGGACGATCTCCAGGCCATGGCCCGACGCGCAGAGAGCGTGCGTGATGTGGATGGCGGCTATGTCCGCCGTCGGCTGGAGGGCGGCCGTGATACGCTCACCAAGGAGGAGCGTCGGGCCCTGGAGCGGCGGTTGGAGTTACTCCAGGAGACGGACGATGAACTGCGCCGGATCGCCGGACGGCTTGAGGCGGTGATGACCGCCCTGGACGACGCATCGGTGTCTGTGGCGCGCATCGACACCGGCCGTACGCACGCGTCGGTGGATGCCGAGCAGGCGCTGCGTGATCTGCAGCGCTTCAGCGCCGGTGCAGGGCGCTACGGGCACACCGGCTGA
- a CDS encoding 3-hydroxybutyryl-CoA dehydrogenase yields MSISKVGVIGAGTMGSGIAQAFAVSGFSVKMSDIGQEQVDRGRKAVEKSLDRLVSKDKISVADHGAALERLEGVVGLDKLADCELIVEAATENEELKLKIFRELSGLVGKDVVLASNTSSISLTRIAAASFNPERVIGMHFFNPVPVMKLVEVVRALQTSDAVFEQVDALTRQLGKEPVAVKDSPGFVVNRILVPMINEAVFAYAENLAAPEDIDRTMQMGANHPMGPLALADLIGLDTCLEVMKVLHTNLGDPKYRPCPLLQQMVDAGYLGRKVGRGFYTYE; encoded by the coding sequence ATGAGCATCAGCAAAGTGGGCGTGATCGGCGCCGGGACCATGGGCAGCGGTATTGCGCAGGCGTTCGCGGTCAGTGGTTTCAGCGTGAAGATGTCGGACATCGGCCAGGAGCAGGTGGACCGCGGGCGCAAGGCCGTCGAGAAGAGCCTTGACCGCCTGGTGTCCAAGGACAAGATTTCCGTGGCCGATCACGGTGCGGCGCTGGAACGCCTTGAAGGCGTGGTGGGGTTGGACAAGCTGGCCGACTGCGAACTGATCGTGGAGGCCGCCACCGAGAACGAGGAGCTCAAGCTCAAGATCTTCCGTGAACTCTCCGGGCTGGTGGGCAAGGATGTCGTACTGGCCTCCAATACCTCGTCCATCTCTCTCACGCGTATCGCTGCCGCCAGCTTCAACCCGGAGCGGGTCATCGGCATGCACTTCTTCAACCCCGTGCCGGTGATGAAACTGGTGGAAGTGGTGCGTGCCCTGCAGACCAGTGATGCCGTTTTCGAACAGGTGGACGCGCTCACCCGCCAGCTCGGCAAGGAACCCGTCGCTGTCAAGGACAGCCCGGGTTTCGTGGTCAACCGGATCCTGGTGCCCATGATCAACGAGGCGGTGTTCGCCTACGCCGAGAACCTGGCGGCGCCGGAGGACATCGATCGCACCATGCAGATGGGGGCCAATCACCCCATGGGCCCGCTGGCCCTGGCGGACCTGATCGGCCTGGATACCTGCCTGGAGGTGATGAAGGTGCTGCACACCAACCTGGGTGACCCCAAGTACCGCCCGTGCCCACTGTTGCAACAGATGGTGGATGCCGGCTACCTGGGCCGCAAGGTGGGCCGGGGTTTCTATACCTACGAGTGA
- the zipA gene encoding cell division protein ZipA, which yields MGVDEPEDAPIQPEPVDRPARVSRNDDDAWNLGPVRIPRPAWGRDGHGRDDRDQQQDQAATEDTISEVVGEKIVVLHVHAGEGLCFTAPAVREALEASGLRFGQHGIFHRHVDTSRGQQPMFSVASMVKPGTLNPDEPDTLETPGLALFMQLPGPFDGLSAFEQMLEAARRLTDQLEGHLLDGTRCDLTNQAVEHIREELREYRRLAHLAARRHHA from the coding sequence ATGGGCGTCGACGAGCCTGAAGACGCACCCATTCAGCCCGAGCCCGTGGATCGCCCGGCGCGCGTCAGCCGCAATGATGACGACGCCTGGAACCTCGGGCCGGTGCGTATTCCCCGGCCGGCCTGGGGGCGTGACGGCCACGGTCGCGATGACCGCGATCAGCAGCAGGACCAGGCTGCCACCGAGGACACCATCAGCGAGGTGGTGGGCGAGAAGATCGTGGTGCTGCACGTGCATGCCGGTGAAGGCCTGTGTTTCACCGCGCCGGCGGTGCGGGAAGCGCTGGAGGCCAGCGGTCTGCGCTTCGGTCAGCACGGCATTTTCCACCGGCATGTGGACACCAGTCGCGGGCAGCAGCCCATGTTCAGCGTCGCCAGCATGGTCAAGCCGGGCACCCTGAACCCGGATGAGCCCGACACCCTGGAGACGCCGGGGCTGGCGCTGTTCATGCAACTGCCCGGACCGTTCGATGGACTCTCCGCCTTCGAGCAGATGCTGGAGGCAGCTCGTCGTCTTACTGACCAGTTGGAGGGGCATCTCCTGGACGGTACCCGCTGCGACCTCACCAATCAGGCGGTGGAACACATCCGTGAGGAGTTGCGTGAGTATCGGCGTCTGGCCCACCTGGCGGCGCGACGCCACCACGCCTGA